Proteins from one Setaria italica strain Yugu1 chromosome V, Setaria_italica_v2.0, whole genome shotgun sequence genomic window:
- the LOC101771373 gene encoding casein kinase I, producing the protein MEPRVANKFRLGRKLGSGSFGEIYLGTHVQTNEEVAIKLESVKTKHPQLLYESKLYRILQGGTGIPNVKWFGVEGDYNVLVMDLLGPSLEDLFSFCNRKLSLKTVLMLADQMINRVEYVHIKSFLHRDIKPDNFLMGLGKRANQVYMIDFGLAKKYRDSATHQHIPYRENKNLTGTARYASVNTHLGIEQSRRDDLESLGYVLMYFLKGSLPWQGLKAGTKKQKYEKISERKIATSVEALCRGYPTEFVSYFHYCRSLRFEDTPDYQYLKRLFRDLFIREGFQFDYVFDWTILKYQQSQMAVPPRAMAAAAGQSSGMAPMANNRLSATEEGRRSGWSADPLRRQVPPAGINVVSLSKQKSPIRQEQSSSKDAVFPSSTFLGRSSGSLRRPAVSSSRVPTGEAETHSRTPDTSPGTFQRNAPPRRTSQTLEYSDPRLSSSGRLMPNSKNYESTLRGIQGLNFDANDRIHY; encoded by the exons ATGGAGCCGCGCGTGGCCAACAAGTTCCGCCTCGGGCGCAAGCTTGGGAGCGGCTCCTTCGGGGAGATCTACCTCG GTACCCACGTGCAGACCAACGAGGAGGTCGCGATTAAGCTG GAAAGTGTGAAGACAAAACATCCTCAGTTGCTGTATGAGTCAAAGCTGTATAGGATACTGCAGGGCGGAA CTGGAATTCCAAACGTCAAGTGGTTTGGTGTTGAAGGTGACTACAATGTTCTCGTTATGGACCTCTTGGGGCCAAGCCTTGAAGACCTTTTCAGCTTTTGCAACAGAAAACTGTCCCTGAAGACTGTTTTGATGCTTGCCGATCAGATG ATTAACCGGGTCGAGTATGTTCATATTAAGTCCTTCTTGCACCGAGATATTAAGCCAGACAATTTTCTCATGGGCCTCGGAAAGAGAGCAAATCAG GTATACATGATTGATTTTGGACTGGCAAAGAAATACAGGGACAGTGCAACACACCAGCACATTCCATACAG AGAGAACAAAAATTTGACTGGGACAGCACGTTACGCAAGTGTAAACACGCATCTTGGAATTG AACAAAGTAGGAGGGATGACTTGGAATCTTTGGGATATGTACTCATGTACTTCTTAAAAGGAAG CCTTCCATGGCAGGGTCTAAAAGCTGGGACCAAGAAACAAAAGTACGAGAAAATTAGTGAAAGGAAGATTGCTACTTCAGTTGAG GCTCTATGTCGTGGATACCCTACTGAATTTGTATCCTACTTCCATTACTGCCGCTCATTACGTTTCGAAGATACGCCTGACTATCAATACCTGAAGAGATTATTCAGAGACCTTTTTATTCGAGAGG GATTTCAGTTTGATTATGTTTTTGACTGGACCATTCTTAAGTATCAGCAATCGCAAATGGCTGTTCCACCGCGTGCTATG GCTGCAGCAGCAGGTCAAAGCTCTGGGATGGCTCCTATGGCAAATAATAGACTGTCAG CCACtgaagagggaaggagaagtggGTGGTCAGCTGATCCTTTGCGGCGTCAGGTTCCACCTGCAGGAATAAATGTAGTCAGCTTGTCAAAACAGAAATCTCCAATTAGACAAGAACAGTCCTCATCAAAAGATGCTGTG TTCCCCAGTTCGACTTTTTTGGGTCGGTCAAGCGGATCCTTGAGGCGTCCTGCTGTTTCTAGTAGCCGAGTTCCAACCGGTGAAGCTGAAACACACAGCCGTACACCAGATACAAGCCCAGGGACTTTCCAAAGAAATGCTCCCCCACGTAGGACCTCGCAAACACTGGAGTACTCGGACCCCAGGCTTTCATCGTCTGGCAGGCTCATGCCCAACTCCAAGAACTACGAGTCCACTTTAAGGGGCATCCAAGGTCTAAATTTCGATGCCAATGATAGGATCCACTACTAG